From Bacillus sp. FSL K6-3431, the proteins below share one genomic window:
- a CDS encoding ATP-dependent DNA ligase: MFISPMLLHKIDQPFDDDSWLTELKLDGFRCIWTKFNNKVKLYTRHNNEITSMFPELIDLPLPDGTVLDGEIVVSDYQGKPDFKAVMQRFKSKKSPHQITYGVFDIVYYANENLSTKPLLERKEILNQSIAVDTNLLTKVNWTNGNGMAYLDSVKQLDLEGVVLK, from the coding sequence ATGTTTATATCCCCAATGTTGCTGCATAAAATAGATCAGCCTTTTGATGACGACTCTTGGCTCACTGAGTTAAAACTAGATGGTTTTAGATGTATCTGGACTAAATTTAATAACAAGGTAAAGTTATATACTCGACATAACAACGAAATCACTTCAATGTTCCCTGAATTAATAGATTTACCGTTGCCAGACGGAACAGTCTTAGATGGTGAGATTGTCGTTTCGGACTATCAAGGCAAACCCGATTTTAAAGCTGTAATGCAACGATTTAAATCGAAGAAGTCTCCTCACCAGATAACCTATGGTGTATTCGATATCGTTTACTACGCTAATGAAAATTTGTCTACTAAACCTTTACTAGAAAGAAAAGAAATTCTAAATCAATCTATAGCGGTTGATACCAATTTACTCACTAAAGTTAACTGGACTAACGGCAATGGTATGGCTTATTTAGACTCCGTTAAGCAACTAGACCTAGAAGGCGTTGTACTAAAATGA
- a CDS encoding translation initiation factor 2 produces the protein MSNKQQVGQNADSPEVFAAKLAVLGAALSTLGDGISAIAAGMALQELERSNQQDPQEQLPKELEKMQKQIDQLNYQIKRMESD, from the coding sequence ATGTCAAATAAACAACAGGTTGGGCAAAATGCTGACTCTCCCGAAGTATTCGCTGCTAAGCTTGCTGTGTTAGGAGCCGCACTTTCTACATTGGGTGATGGAATTTCGGCAATCGCCGCAGGTATGGCACTTCAAGAACTAGAACGCTCAAATCAGCAAGATCCCCAAGAGCAACTACCAAAAGAACTAGAAAAAATGCAAAAGCAAATTGATCAATTAAATTATCAAATTAAGAGAATGGAAAGCGATTAA
- a CDS encoding DUF1064 domain-containing protein, producing MGQRMTVDQYREVSKPKRSKYGNKKTTLDGIVFDSKAEAKYYQQLKWLQECKEILFFRTQLRYLLQEAFEKNGKTHRKIEYVADFEVHRKDGSIEVIDVKGVKTDVFRMKEKMFHKKYSHKLYLIKYENGRFEEMA from the coding sequence ATGGGACAGAGAATGACAGTGGATCAGTACAGGGAAGTTTCGAAGCCTAAGCGATCAAAGTACGGCAATAAGAAAACTACATTGGACGGCATTGTTTTTGACAGTAAAGCTGAAGCGAAATATTACCAACAATTAAAGTGGCTGCAGGAATGCAAAGAAATATTGTTCTTTAGGACGCAGCTACGGTATTTGCTCCAAGAAGCTTTTGAAAAAAACGGCAAGACTCATAGAAAGATAGAGTATGTTGCTGATTTTGAAGTCCATCGGAAGGATGGGAGCATTGAGGTAATTGATGTAAAGGGAGTAAAGACTGATGTGTTTAGGATGAAAGAGAAGATGTTTCATAAGAAGTATTCACATAAGTTATACCTTATTAAGTACGAGAACGGAAGATTTGAGGAGATGGCATGA
- a CDS encoding dUTP diphosphatase, with amino-acid sequence MLEITLLEEYVDCLHFFLSVGIEIDYQDVELYAIDTSKDVTTEFNLIIANVSGIWLSTNYSQEIHQMKEDYRKAFSIFLALGELLGFSFVQIEQAYISKMKSIMLDNRRDIDERINDMLQMWTVTKGR; translated from the coding sequence GTGTTAGAAATCACACTCCTAGAAGAATACGTGGACTGTCTGCATTTCTTTTTAAGCGTTGGTATAGAGATCGACTATCAAGATGTGGAGTTATACGCAATTGACACTAGTAAAGATGTCACCACTGAATTTAATTTGATTATAGCTAACGTGAGTGGCATATGGCTAAGTACAAATTATTCACAAGAAATCCATCAAATGAAAGAAGACTATCGAAAAGCATTTAGTATCTTCTTGGCATTGGGAGAATTATTAGGATTTAGTTTTGTGCAGATCGAACAAGCTTACATCAGTAAAATGAAATCAATCATGCTAGACAATCGGAGGGATATTGATGAACGAATCAATGACATGCTGCAGATGTGGACGGTTACTAAAGGACGTTAG